A genome region from Marinobacter panjinensis includes the following:
- a CDS encoding Na+/H+ antiporter subunit D yields the protein MNLELVLPILIPLISGALSVALWRSVRYQRILAVLATALLLAASVWLLRSTIDQGFLVMEMGSWPAPFSIVFVSDLLSAIMIVLTGIIGLAIAIYSLASTPSGHEKFGYYPLMHLLLAGVAGSFLTGDIFNLFVWFEVMLLASFALLTLGGERAQMEGAIKYVTLNLFSSAIFLSAVGLLYGTVGTLNMADIAQKVATLEDPGMVTVVSMMFMVSFGIKAAAFPLFFWLPASYHTPQVAVSALFAGLLTKVGVYALYRVFTLIFTQDVEYTHTILLWAAALTMLTGVLGAAAQFEFRRILSFHIVSQIGYMILGLALFTPLAIIGGVFYIMHHIIVKTNLFLVSGIVYRLLGSYELKDLGGVYKERPMLALLFLIPALSLAGIPPLSGFFAKFVVIRAGLEAEAYVVTGIALLVGLLTLYSMIKIWAEVFWKKTPEHVKSLSLLRGEVKTSHNWAYHIPVVGLAACTLYIGLNGQPIYELAEMAADQLMNPELYIEAVLGGAQQ from the coding sequence TTGAACCTGGAACTCGTCCTCCCTATTCTTATTCCGCTGATTTCCGGCGCCCTGTCAGTGGCACTGTGGCGCTCGGTTCGCTATCAGCGCATCCTGGCGGTTCTGGCTACCGCCCTTTTGCTCGCGGCCAGTGTCTGGTTGCTGCGCTCAACCATTGACCAGGGGTTCCTGGTGATGGAAATGGGCAGTTGGCCGGCACCCTTCAGCATTGTCTTTGTCTCCGACCTGCTCAGTGCCATCATGATCGTGTTGACCGGAATCATCGGTCTTGCCATCGCCATCTATTCACTGGCGTCCACACCCAGCGGGCATGAGAAATTCGGTTATTATCCCCTGATGCACCTGCTGCTGGCCGGGGTTGCAGGTTCTTTCCTGACTGGCGACATTTTCAACCTGTTTGTCTGGTTTGAGGTGATGCTGCTCGCCTCTTTTGCCCTGCTCACTCTGGGGGGTGAACGGGCGCAGATGGAAGGGGCGATCAAATACGTCACCCTGAACCTGTTTTCTTCCGCGATTTTCCTGTCAGCGGTGGGCCTGCTTTACGGAACCGTCGGTACGCTCAACATGGCGGATATCGCCCAGAAAGTGGCCACACTGGAAGACCCTGGAATGGTCACGGTGGTATCCATGATGTTCATGGTGTCCTTTGGCATCAAGGCGGCCGCCTTTCCGTTGTTTTTCTGGTTGCCGGCTTCCTACCACACCCCACAGGTGGCGGTTTCCGCCCTCTTTGCCGGGCTGCTGACCAAGGTGGGTGTCTACGCCCTGTACCGGGTATTCACCCTGATCTTTACCCAGGATGTGGAGTACACCCACACGATTCTGCTGTGGGCCGCTGCGCTCACCATGCTGACAGGCGTTCTCGGGGCTGCGGCCCAGTTCGAGTTCCGAAGGATTCTGTCGTTCCATATCGTCAGCCAGATCGGCTACATGATTCTCGGGCTTGCCCTTTTCACCCCGCTGGCCATCATTGGCGGCGTGTTCTATATCATGCACCACATCATCGTGAAGACGAATCTGTTCCTGGTCAGTGGCATTGTTTACCGGCTGCTCGGCAGCTACGAACTGAAGGATCTTGGCGGCGTCTACAAAGAGCGGCCAATGCTCGCCCTGCTGTTCCTGATTCCTGCCCTGTCACTGGCCGGTATTCCGCCCCTGTCCGGGTTCTTTGCAAAATTCGTTGTGATCCGCGCCGGCCTGGAAGCGGAAGCCTATGTTGTGACCGGCATAGCCCTGCTGGTTGGCCTGCTGACGCTCTACTCCATGATCAAGATCTGGGCGGAGGTGTTCTGGAAGAAAACGCCAGAACACGTCAAATCGCTGAGCCTTTTGAGGGGCGAGGTGAAAACAAGTCACAACTGGGCCTACCACATACCGGTCGTCGGCCTTGCTGCCTGCACCCTGTATATTGGCCTTAACGGCCAGCCGATCTATGAACTGGCGGAAATGGCGGCTGACCAGCTGATGAACCCTGAGCTCTATATAGAAGCGGTTCTGGGAGGTGCGCAACAATGA
- a CDS encoding Na+/H+ antiporter subunit E: protein MIGFFWNIMLALAWVALSGNFSAMNFLAGFFFAYLALMVLQRQVPVLKGYSSRIPRVAAFLVFFVKELVKANFRVAYDVATPVWYMRPGVIAFRLEAHTDVEIMFLSSVISLTPGTLSLDVSDDRQVLFIHAMFLQDEEQLRQDLRELEHRILKILR from the coding sequence ATGATCGGTTTCTTCTGGAACATCATGCTGGCACTGGCCTGGGTGGCCCTGAGTGGCAACTTCTCGGCGATGAACTTCCTGGCTGGTTTCTTCTTTGCCTACCTGGCGCTGATGGTCCTGCAAAGGCAGGTCCCCGTGCTCAAGGGCTATTCAAGCCGTATCCCCCGGGTGGCGGCGTTTCTGGTGTTTTTTGTGAAAGAACTGGTAAAAGCCAACTTCCGCGTTGCCTATGACGTCGCCACGCCGGTCTGGTATATGAGACCCGGTGTGATTGCATTTCGTCTTGAGGCCCATACCGACGTCGAGATCATGTTCCTGAGCAGCGTGATCTCCCTGACACCGGGAACCCTGAGCCTGGACGTGTCGGACGACCGTCAGGTGCTTTTCATTCATGCCATGTTCCTCCAGGATGAAGAACAGTTGCGGCAGGACCTCAGGGAACTCGAGCACCGAATCCTGAAGATCTTGCGCTAA
- a CDS encoding monovalent cation/H+ antiporter complex subunit F, giving the protein MIPFVINIVYFMLSLALLFAFIRLTRGPSLPDRVVALELVASIVVGYVGVHAIDTGVSSLLDVAIVIALTAFLAAIGFARFLERGGRRND; this is encoded by the coding sequence GTGATTCCGTTTGTGATCAACATTGTCTATTTCATGCTCTCGTTGGCGCTCCTGTTCGCATTCATTCGTCTGACCAGGGGCCCTTCCCTGCCAGACCGCGTTGTGGCCCTGGAGTTGGTGGCTTCCATTGTGGTGGGCTATGTCGGAGTGCATGCGATCGATACCGGAGTCTCCAGCCTGCTGGACGTGGCCATCGTCATCGCTCTGACCGCCTTCCTGGCAGCCATCGGATTTGCCCGCTTCCTGGAACGGGGAGGTCGCAGGAATGATTGA
- the mnhG gene encoding monovalent cation/H(+) antiporter subunit G produces the protein MIEIIVSVLLLAGAAFMLLAAVGILRLPDLPTRMHASTKAGAMGAMFTMGGVAFYFGDSIVFARAFAIVVFILITSPIAAHVIGRAGYFTGTTLWDGTVKDELRENYDADTHKLSSGYEGSPESVTPPPEPESPEDP, from the coding sequence ATGATTGAAATCATCGTCTCGGTACTGCTTCTCGCAGGGGCGGCATTCATGCTGCTTGCTGCCGTTGGCATTCTTCGCCTGCCTGACCTGCCCACCCGTATGCATGCGTCTACCAAGGCCGGTGCCATGGGTGCCATGTTCACCATGGGCGGTGTAGCGTTCTATTTCGGAGACAGCATCGTGTTTGCCCGGGCGTTTGCGATTGTGGTGTTCATCCTGATTACCTCGCCCATCGCCGCCCATGTTATCGGGCGTGCCGGGTACTTTACCGGAACCACGCTCTGGGACGGTACCGTCAAGGACGAGCTCCGGGAAAACTACGACGCCGATACACACAAGCTCAGCAGCGGCTATGAGGGTAGTCCCGAGAGCGTGACACCTCCGCCCGAACCCGAATCACCCGAAGACCCCTAG
- a CDS encoding pyrimidine/purine nucleoside phosphorylase, with translation MLNVNEYFDGKAKSIAFQTSTLPATVGVISPGEYEFGTSKKETMTVISGALTVLLPGMDEWMTYGSGEFFEVAGQASFKAKTDVDTAYLCTYE, from the coding sequence ATGTTGAACGTGAATGAATATTTTGATGGAAAGGCCAAATCCATTGCCTTCCAGACCTCCACACTGCCAGCTACGGTCGGCGTGATCAGTCCGGGCGAATACGAATTCGGCACCAGTAAAAAAGAAACCATGACCGTCATCAGTGGCGCACTTACCGTACTGCTGCCAGGTATGGATGAATGGATGACCTATGGTTCCGGCGAGTTTTTCGAGGTAGCGGGACAGGCCAGCTTCAAGGCAAAAACCGACGTAGACACTGCTTATCTGTGTACCTACGAATAA
- a CDS encoding fatty acid--CoA ligase, protein MAQTRILPPADNAHQYPLLIKQLLMSGPRYSPDQEIVYANRSKYTYTDLVERIHRLANALTDAGVKPGDTIAVMDWDTPRYLECFFAIPMIGAVLHTVNVRLSPDQIVYTMNHAEDDVVMVHDDFLPILEGVKDEIKTVKHYIQLSDEPSAKSTSLNSLGEYEALLAKAGAQFDFPDFDENSIATTFYTTGTTGNPKGVFFSHRQLVLHTLAMTGSLSAYDEIPLLRSSSVYMPVTPMFHVHAWGVPYAATMMGIKQVYPGRYEPELLVDLLKEHKVTFSHCVPTVMQMMMATESIKTADLSNWHVLIGGSALTRGLCDAGARLGISMYTGYGMSETCPLLSVTHLKPEDLELPLEQQTSKRIKTGIAVPMVNLEIVDPEGNPVPHDGEAKGEVVARAPWLTQSYFKEPEKGEELWQGGWLHTGDVASMEPDNTLVIKDRIKDVIKTGGEWLSSLDLENLISQHPAVAGAAVVGVPDEKWGERPHALVTLKPGEEASLEDIQSHLKKFVDSGEINKWAIPGQIDFVEDIPKTSVGKINKKLIRDQLK, encoded by the coding sequence ATGGCACAGACCCGCATCCTGCCGCCGGCAGACAACGCCCATCAGTATCCACTACTGATCAAGCAACTGCTCATGTCTGGCCCCAGGTACTCTCCTGACCAGGAAATTGTTTACGCCAACCGTTCAAAGTACACCTACACCGATCTGGTTGAACGCATCCATCGCCTGGCAAACGCCCTGACCGATGCCGGCGTCAAACCTGGTGACACCATCGCCGTTATGGACTGGGACACGCCCCGTTACCTGGAGTGTTTCTTTGCCATTCCGATGATTGGTGCGGTCCTGCACACTGTCAATGTGCGCCTGTCACCGGACCAGATCGTTTACACCATGAACCATGCCGAAGACGATGTGGTCATGGTCCATGACGACTTCCTGCCCATCCTGGAAGGTGTGAAGGACGAGATAAAAACCGTCAAACACTACATTCAGTTAAGCGACGAGCCGAGCGCAAAGTCCACCTCACTGAATTCCCTCGGTGAATACGAGGCGCTTCTCGCCAAGGCGGGCGCCCAATTCGACTTCCCGGATTTTGACGAGAACAGCATTGCCACCACCTTCTACACCACCGGCACCACCGGCAATCCGAAGGGGGTTTTCTTCAGCCACCGGCAGCTGGTCCTGCACACCCTGGCCATGACCGGATCCCTGTCCGCCTACGACGAGATACCGCTGCTTCGCTCTTCATCGGTGTACATGCCGGTCACCCCCATGTTCCACGTTCATGCCTGGGGTGTGCCCTACGCCGCCACCATGATGGGCATCAAGCAGGTCTACCCCGGACGCTATGAGCCCGAGCTGCTGGTCGATCTGCTCAAGGAACACAAGGTCACTTTCTCCCACTGTGTCCCCACAGTGATGCAGATGATGATGGCCACCGAATCCATCAAGACCGCCGACCTGAGCAACTGGCACGTACTGATCGGCGGCAGCGCCCTTACCCGGGGCCTGTGTGATGCCGGCGCCAGACTGGGCATTTCCATGTATACCGGTTATGGCATGTCGGAAACCTGTCCACTGCTGAGCGTAACCCACCTCAAGCCGGAAGACCTGGAACTGCCGCTGGAGCAGCAGACGTCCAAGCGCATCAAAACGGGCATCGCAGTGCCCATGGTCAACCTTGAAATCGTTGACCCGGAAGGCAACCCGGTGCCCCACGACGGCGAAGCCAAGGGCGAAGTGGTTGCCCGCGCGCCCTGGCTTACCCAGAGCTACTTCAAGGAGCCGGAAAAAGGCGAGGAACTCTGGCAGGGTGGCTGGCTGCACACCGGTGACGTGGCCAGCATGGAGCCGGACAACACCCTGGTGATCAAGGACCGCATCAAGGATGTGATCAAGACCGGCGGTGAATGGCTCTCATCACTGGATCTGGAGAACCTGATCAGCCAGCACCCGGCGGTTGCCGGCGCTGCTGTAGTAGGCGTACCGGACGAGAAATGGGGCGAGCGCCCCCATGCCCTGGTTACCCTTAAACCTGGCGAGGAGGCCTCACTCGAGGATATCCAGAGTCACCTGAAGAAGTTCGTGGATTCCGGCGAAATCAACAAGTGGGCCATCCCCGGCCAGATTGATTTTGTTGAGGATATTCCGAAAACCAGTGTTGGCAAGATCAACAAGAAGCTGATCCGGGATCAGTTGAAGTAG
- a CDS encoding D-amino acid dehydrogenase translates to MHILVLGAGVVGVTTAWFLRQQGYDVTVVDRQSNAGTETSYANGGQISVSHAEPWANPSAPLKVLKWLARSDAPLLFRPSMDPAQWRWAIAFLRQCTSARAAHNIRQIVRLGTYSRECLQALRKDTGIEYSHLERGILHFYTNPAEFESALEPARIMRELGCDRQVIDADHAVELEPALAPVRHRIAGATYTSEDESGDACQFTQALAKKAQDAGVEFLYQTDILGFENTRDRVLGVNVIRAGKHQTLHADSYVLCLGSFSAILARKLGLFLNIYPAKGYSITVPVKNEEAAFNVSLTDDEFKLVFSRLGDRIRVAGTAELSGYSRELNLARCRAIVRRTAELMPEAGHWEQSEFWAGLRPATPSNVPYIGKSHFGNLYLNTGHGTLGWTHSCGSAAALTDIVAGRKPDVEFAFTGL, encoded by the coding sequence ATGCACATACTGGTGCTGGGTGCCGGCGTTGTTGGTGTTACCACCGCATGGTTCCTGAGACAGCAGGGCTATGACGTCACCGTTGTAGACCGGCAGAGTAATGCAGGTACTGAAACCAGTTATGCCAATGGCGGACAGATCTCGGTATCCCATGCCGAACCCTGGGCCAACCCCTCAGCACCATTAAAGGTGCTCAAATGGCTGGCGCGTTCAGATGCGCCCCTGCTGTTCCGCCCGAGCATGGATCCGGCCCAGTGGCGTTGGGCTATCGCATTCCTGCGGCAGTGTACGTCCGCCAGAGCCGCCCATAATATCCGGCAGATTGTGCGTCTTGGCACCTACAGTCGGGAGTGTTTGCAGGCACTGCGCAAGGATACCGGAATCGAGTACTCTCACCTTGAGCGGGGTATCCTGCATTTTTACACCAACCCAGCAGAGTTTGAGTCGGCTTTGGAGCCGGCCCGCATCATGCGGGAGCTGGGTTGTGACCGCCAGGTGATCGATGCCGATCACGCGGTTGAGCTGGAGCCTGCGCTGGCACCAGTCAGACATCGGATTGCCGGTGCAACCTACACCTCGGAAGATGAATCCGGTGATGCCTGCCAGTTTACCCAGGCTCTGGCCAAAAAAGCACAGGACGCCGGTGTTGAATTCCTTTACCAGACGGACATTCTCGGCTTTGAGAACACGCGGGATCGTGTGCTTGGCGTGAACGTTATTCGTGCGGGAAAGCATCAGACCCTGCACGCGGACAGTTACGTACTCTGCCTCGGCAGCTTCAGCGCCATACTGGCCCGGAAGCTGGGCCTGTTCCTGAACATCTACCCGGCGAAGGGTTATTCCATAACCGTGCCGGTAAAAAATGAAGAAGCGGCGTTCAATGTCAGCCTCACGGACGACGAGTTCAAACTGGTGTTTTCACGCCTCGGCGACCGCATTCGCGTGGCGGGAACGGCCGAACTGAGCGGCTATAGCCGGGAGCTGAATCTTGCCCGCTGCCGGGCGATTGTCCGGCGAACCGCCGAACTGATGCCAGAGGCCGGCCACTGGGAGCAATCGGAGTTCTGGGCCGGGTTACGGCCGGCAACCCCCTCCAATGTGCCTTATATCGGAAAAAGTCATTTCGGCAACCTCTACCTGAACACCGGTCACGGTACGCTGGGCTGGACGCACTCCTGCGGTTCTGCTGCAGCGCTGACGGATATTGTGGCGGGGCGCAAACCGGATGTGGAGTTTGCGTTTACCGGGCTTTAA
- a CDS encoding translation initiation factor Sui1: MKKGSGGLVFSTEQGRMCPGCRHPVDDCICGAPSRPAGDGVVRVSRETKGRKGKGVTLITGIPLDEKDLKAFAKILKARCGTGGTVKDGVVEIQGDQRDVLVPLLKDKGWIVKKAGG, translated from the coding sequence ATGAAAAAAGGTTCCGGAGGACTGGTGTTCTCCACGGAGCAGGGGCGCATGTGCCCCGGTTGTCGACACCCGGTTGACGACTGCATTTGTGGGGCGCCATCACGCCCCGCCGGTGATGGCGTTGTACGCGTCAGCCGTGAAACCAAGGGTCGCAAGGGCAAGGGCGTTACCCTGATCACCGGCATCCCCCTCGACGAAAAAGACCTGAAAGCCTTCGCCAAGATACTCAAGGCCCGATGCGGAACCGGTGGTACCGTCAAGGACGGGGTGGTGGAGATTCAGGGTGACCAGCGGGATGTGCTGGTGCCGCTTTTGAAGGATAAAGGCTGGATCGTGAAAAAGGCCGGCGGCTGA
- a CDS encoding DUF4136 domain-containing protein, translating to MRVILVSLLMLALAGCASNVVTDYDSGTVFGNYASWAFAPKGEGENFTSLDGGRIESAVERELNRKSMRKVEQNEADLLVAWQIVEEERLERTGVGLGFGFGSGNFGWGLSSAPPIREIEEGKLVVELVDTDTDRVVWRAASRRYLNENQSSESRRKLIDEVVADMFEKYPPGV from the coding sequence ATGAGAGTTATCCTTGTTTCCTTGTTGATGTTGGCTTTGGCCGGGTGTGCCAGCAACGTTGTAACAGATTATGATTCCGGCACCGTCTTTGGTAATTACGCATCCTGGGCATTTGCGCCAAAGGGTGAGGGTGAGAATTTTACGTCCCTCGACGGTGGCCGCATTGAGAGCGCGGTTGAGCGGGAACTCAACCGTAAGTCCATGCGCAAGGTCGAGCAGAACGAGGCAGACCTGCTCGTCGCCTGGCAGATCGTCGAGGAAGAACGTCTTGAACGCACCGGCGTTGGCCTTGGTTTTGGTTTTGGCAGTGGCAACTTTGGCTGGGGGCTTTCCTCGGCGCCACCAATCCGGGAAATTGAGGAAGGCAAACTGGTTGTGGAACTGGTTGACACAGACACCGACCGCGTTGTCTGGCGAGCAGCCAGTCGCCGCTACCTGAATGAAAACCAGTCGTCCGAGTCCCGGCGCAAGCTGATTGATGAAGTCGTCGCAGACATGTTCGAAAAGTATCCTCCCGGAGTGTGA
- a CDS encoding YigZ family protein, giving the protein MSKDYPVPAGFLERETEVKKSRFIARVVPVSSRDEVKAWLEQAHKDHPDARHICWAYQIGRPGAAAEAAMNDDGEPSGTAGKPILSVIQHKDMGDVLVMVIRYFGGIKLGAGGLVRAYAGATEAVLSVVDRVIQLPLSRVILTMTFADEQPLRHWCEQNSAQVDQVDYSARVTAEITLPVDRNSELCAFCDARGIDYSFES; this is encoded by the coding sequence ATGTCCAAGGATTATCCGGTCCCGGCAGGCTTCCTGGAACGGGAAACAGAGGTCAAAAAGAGCCGGTTTATAGCCCGGGTTGTGCCCGTTTCGTCCCGGGATGAGGTCAAGGCCTGGCTGGAGCAGGCCCATAAAGACCATCCGGATGCCCGCCATATCTGTTGGGCCTATCAGATTGGCCGGCCGGGTGCGGCTGCGGAGGCTGCCATGAATGATGACGGCGAACCATCGGGCACCGCCGGAAAGCCTATCCTGAGCGTCATCCAGCACAAGGATATGGGCGATGTACTGGTAATGGTCATCCGGTACTTTGGCGGTATCAAGCTGGGAGCCGGAGGCCTTGTCAGGGCCTACGCCGGCGCCACCGAGGCAGTGCTGTCTGTGGTGGACCGGGTGATCCAGCTGCCACTATCGCGGGTGATCCTCACCATGACCTTCGCCGATGAACAGCCGCTCAGGCACTGGTGTGAGCAGAACAGCGCCCAGGTAGACCAGGTGGACTACAGTGCCCGGGTCACGGCAGAGATTACCCTGCCGGTCGACCGGAATAGTGAACTCTGCGCATTTTGCGACGCCCGCGGCATAGATTACAGTTTCGAAAGCTAG
- a CDS encoding sensor histidine kinase, producing MTRGLRFPLFWRIFISIWLAMALTMIVGNLVTYTLKDRERQAIERQAGLQELAVEALAVRETRGRGDAWRFLKEQGSKLDLHLFLIEADNDDGSLPESIRERMESVGWYQQRPAVIEVAEGYRLVAWPRLNGEAWLSPRVFQWLELALAFVIITLACVWVARLVSRPLKHMESTARAIAGGDNSLRVSDGIASRRDEVGALATAFNAMTEQLCNLLDRQTHLLRDISHDLRTPLTRQRIAIELASEGGVDGDLMASILRQNERLEAMTSQILTLYRVSEQGGDIEREGVQPVKVINDVLKDAADYAEHRGVDCLLTISPDCRRASVLGDQGLLQRAFDNILQNALDHTPPGKKVHVALRSEPQQLVLEIRDEGPGVPDEVLPHLFEPFYRADKSRGGKGWGLGLAIARDIVAIHDGQIEAFNADQGGLVVLLRLPIFTGAN from the coding sequence ATGACCAGGGGGCTGAGATTTCCGCTGTTCTGGCGGATATTCATTTCCATCTGGCTTGCCATGGCGCTCACCATGATTGTCGGCAACCTGGTGACCTACACTCTGAAAGATCGTGAGAGGCAGGCTATTGAGCGCCAGGCAGGTTTGCAGGAACTTGCGGTTGAGGCACTGGCCGTTCGTGAAACCCGGGGGCGGGGCGATGCCTGGCGTTTTCTGAAAGAGCAGGGCAGCAAGCTGGACCTGCATCTGTTCCTCATTGAAGCAGACAACGATGATGGCAGCCTGCCGGAATCCATTCGGGAACGCATGGAATCTGTCGGTTGGTATCAGCAGCGACCCGCCGTTATTGAAGTGGCTGAAGGCTACCGGCTCGTTGCCTGGCCGCGTCTGAATGGCGAGGCATGGCTGAGCCCCCGGGTATTTCAGTGGCTTGAGCTTGCCCTTGCCTTCGTCATCATCACCCTGGCGTGCGTGTGGGTCGCACGCCTGGTGTCACGCCCCCTGAAACATATGGAATCAACGGCGCGGGCCATTGCCGGAGGCGATAATTCCCTGCGCGTCAGCGATGGTATTGCCAGCCGCCGTGACGAAGTGGGTGCCCTGGCAACGGCGTTCAATGCGATGACCGAGCAACTGTGCAACTTGCTGGATCGCCAGACCCATTTGCTACGGGATATCTCCCACGATTTACGAACGCCGCTGACGCGACAGCGGATTGCCATTGAGCTGGCGAGTGAAGGGGGCGTGGATGGCGACCTGATGGCCTCTATCCTGCGCCAGAATGAGCGACTGGAAGCCATGACATCCCAGATACTGACGTTGTACCGGGTATCGGAACAAGGTGGGGATATCGAGCGCGAAGGCGTTCAGCCGGTCAAGGTGATCAATGATGTGCTCAAGGATGCAGCCGATTACGCAGAACACCGGGGTGTTGACTGCCTGCTGACCATCAGTCCGGATTGCAGGCGTGCCTCCGTACTGGGAGACCAGGGACTGCTGCAGCGCGCGTTCGACAATATTCTGCAGAATGCACTGGATCACACCCCTCCGGGCAAGAAAGTCCATGTCGCCTTGCGCTCAGAGCCACAGCAACTGGTATTGGAGATCCGGGACGAGGGGCCGGGAGTGCCGGACGAGGTATTACCTCATCTGTTTGAGCCTTTCTATCGTGCTGACAAGTCCCGTGGTGGCAAGGGCTGGGGGCTTGGGCTTGCCATAGCCCGGGATATTGTGGCCATTCATGACGGCCAGATAGAAGCCTTTAACGCGGATCAGGGTGGTCTGGTAGTGTTGCTGCGGCTTCCCATCTTCACCGGAGCGAATTGA
- a CDS encoding response regulator transcription factor, translating into MQNRVLLVEDDEELRELLSRYLSNQGFTVREAANGQDGLSLALGQHCDIVVLDIMLPDISGLEVLRQLREKTHLPVVLLTARGDETDRIVGFEVGADDYIPKPCNPRELIARLQALLRRVAWDQQVGLDESRTYGDLRVEPVHRRIYQNDEALDLTATEYEVLQVLLAHAGSVVRKTDLMQWALGRRLEAYDRTLDMHISNLRKKLGNDDPPRIETIRGLGYSYRVPA; encoded by the coding sequence ATGCAGAACCGGGTGCTGTTGGTCGAAGACGATGAGGAATTGCGGGAGCTGCTGTCACGCTATCTCTCCAATCAGGGCTTTACCGTACGCGAGGCGGCGAATGGCCAGGACGGGTTGTCACTGGCACTGGGGCAGCACTGTGATATCGTCGTGCTGGACATCATGTTGCCGGATATCAGCGGCCTGGAAGTATTACGCCAGCTGCGGGAAAAAACCCATCTTCCTGTCGTTCTTCTCACTGCCCGTGGTGACGAGACTGACCGTATCGTCGGCTTCGAAGTTGGCGCGGACGATTACATCCCCAAGCCCTGCAATCCCCGTGAACTCATCGCCCGGCTCCAGGCACTGCTGCGACGAGTGGCCTGGGATCAGCAAGTCGGGCTGGACGAGTCCAGAACCTATGGCGATCTGAGGGTGGAACCCGTTCACCGGCGGATCTACCAGAACGATGAAGCACTGGATCTCACCGCTACCGAGTATGAGGTGTTGCAGGTACTGCTGGCCCATGCCGGCAGTGTGGTGAGAAAGACGGATCTGATGCAATGGGCTCTTGGCCGCCGTCTGGAGGCCTATGACCGCACACTGGATATGCATATCAGCAATCTGCGAAAGAAACTGGGGAATGATGACCCGCCGCGAATCGAGACGATCCGGGGGCTGGGGTACAGCTATCGGGTGCCGGCATGA
- a CDS encoding GNAT family N-acetyltransferase — MPESGSPELTIHAARSIGEIPPEDWNRFAGNDTPFLRHDFLLALEETGGTTATTGWGPSHLMIYLDDKLAGVIPAYLKTHSMGEYVFDWAWAEAYQRYGMNYYPKLLIAIPFTPCQGPRLLFSEELRGWMTPERIHQTLDAVTGDLGAHSWHLLFPERRDQELLGKPDELHRFGCQFHWYNRGYRTFDDFLARLTSRKRKSIRKERRLVADQGITFQHFSGQDIPDHVVSTFYVFYQATYLKRGQRPYLNKEFFQQLRERQPEQLHIIMAARNEQLIAGALFLQGGDTLYGRYWGCLEEFDHLHFETCYYQGIELAIQQALTRFDAGAQGEHKLVRGFEPVITHSWHGILHPGFREAIARFTREEAEHVMAYAEDAREALPFRQVEPDQ; from the coding sequence ATGCCAGAATCAGGTAGCCCCGAACTGACAATCCATGCAGCCCGATCTATTGGCGAGATCCCCCCGGAGGACTGGAACCGGTTCGCAGGCAATGACACGCCGTTTCTGCGCCATGACTTTCTGCTTGCTCTGGAGGAGACCGGGGGCACAACCGCTACTACGGGGTGGGGCCCGTCTCACCTGATGATCTACCTCGATGACAAACTCGCAGGCGTGATACCGGCGTATCTGAAAACCCACTCCATGGGCGAATACGTTTTTGACTGGGCCTGGGCCGAGGCCTATCAGCGTTACGGCATGAACTACTATCCCAAGCTGCTGATTGCCATCCCCTTTACCCCTTGCCAGGGGCCGAGGCTGTTGTTTTCTGAAGAGCTGCGCGGGTGGATGACGCCTGAGCGCATCCACCAGACGCTGGACGCTGTCACCGGCGACCTCGGCGCCCATTCCTGGCACCTGCTGTTTCCAGAACGTCGGGACCAGGAACTACTGGGCAAGCCGGATGAACTTCACCGATTCGGCTGCCAGTTCCACTGGTATAACCGGGGTTACAGGACATTCGATGATTTCCTCGCGAGGCTGACGTCGCGAAAACGTAAATCCATCCGCAAGGAACGAAGACTGGTCGCGGACCAGGGCATTACGTTCCAGCATTTTTCAGGCCAGGACATCCCCGATCACGTCGTCTCGACATTCTATGTTTTTTACCAGGCCACCTATCTGAAGCGGGGACAAAGACCCTATCTGAACAAAGAATTTTTTCAGCAGTTGAGGGAAAGACAGCCAGAGCAGCTTCACATTATTATGGCTGCCAGAAACGAGCAATTGATTGCAGGAGCCCTGTTTCTTCAGGGCGGAGATACCCTCTACGGCCGCTACTGGGGCTGTCTGGAGGAATTCGACCATCTACATTTTGAAACCTGTTACTATCAGGGGATCGAGCTGGCCATTCAGCAGGCACTGACACGATTCGACGCCGGTGCGCAGGGAGAGCATAAACTGGTTCGGGGCTTCGAGCCGGTTATCACTCATTCCTGGCACGGCATACTTCACCCCGGTTTCCGTGAGGCTATTGCCAGGTTTACCCGGGAAGAAGCGGAGCATGTGATGGCCTATGCCGAGGATGCTCGGGAGGCATTGCCTTTCAGGCAAGTCGAGCCGGATCAGTAG